The following are from one region of the Mus musculus strain NOD/ShiLtJ chromosome 17 genomic scaffold, GRCm38.p6 alternate locus group NOD/ShiLtJ MMCHR17_CHO_IDD1 genome:
- the H2-M9 gene encoding histocompatibility 2, M region locus 9 isoform 1 precursor (isoform 1 precursor is encoded by transcript variant 1), protein MKNFESQPLLLLFMVTLVIAKHPNGSHTLRFVSTFLSWPRHLELQFIFLIYVDETQIMGFNSISESQRMESRVPWLNELNAEFWELATQDVLKEKSFVTGIMNKLLHIYNDSMTGYHIIQETYGCQVKQRTYFSHAFMELLFDTHDYITLNEDLQTWRAVGKAAEIVKEEWEKINLVKSSKSFLLGACVEGLLQYLNFGKKYLLRTDPPEPTIPFLPMIIALVLGALLMGSVMTFLIWKRRTRG, encoded by the exons ATGAAGAACTTTGAATCCCAGCCTCTCCTCCTGCTGTTCATGGTCACCTTGGTCATCGCAAAGCATCCAAATG GTTCACACACTCTGAGATTTGTGTCCACCTTCTTATCATGGCCTCGACATCTGGAGCTGCAGTTTATCTTTCTCATCTATGTGGATGAAACACAGATCATGGGATTCAACAGTATATCAGAGAGTCAGAGGATGGAGAGTCGGGTACCATGGTTGAATGAGCTAAATGCAGAGTTTTGGGAGTTGGCAACACAGGATGTCCTGAAAGAAAAAAGCTTCGTGACAGGAATTATGAACAAATTGCTCCACATCTATAATGATAGCATGACTG GATATCACATAATCCAGGAAACATATGGCTGCCAAGTCAAGCAGAGAACGTACTTCAGTCACGCCTTCATGGAATTATTATTCGATACACATGATTACATCACACTGAATGAGGATCTGCAAACATGGAGAGCGGTTGGCAAGGCAGCTGAGATAGTTAAGGAAGAGTGGGAGAAAATAAATCTTGTAAAGTCGTCAAAGTCTTTCCTGctgggtgcatgtgtggagggGCTCCTTCAATACCTGAACTTTGGGAAGAAGTATTTGCTGAGAACAG ATCCTCCTGAACCCACCATCCCCTTCCTGCCTATGATTATTGCTCTGGTTCTTGGGGCTCTGCTTATGGGATCAGTGATGACTTTTCTTATATGGAAGAGAAGGACTAGAG GTTAA
- the H2-M9 gene encoding histocompatibility 2, M region locus 9 isoform 2 precursor (isoform 2 precursor is encoded by transcript variant 2) encodes MKNFESQPLLLLFMVTLVIAKHPNGSHTLRFVSTFLSWPRHLELQFIFLIYVDETQIMGFNSISESQRMESRVPWLNELNAEFWELATQDVLKEKSFVTGIMNKLLHIYNDSMTGYHIIQETYGCQVKQRTYFSHAFMELLFDTHDYITLNEDLQTWRAVGKAAEIVKEEWEKINLVKSSKSFLLGACVEGLLQYLNFGKKYLLRTDTPKIHMTYKIRPDRKITLRCWAFNFYPPEITLTWQRDGSNQTQDMEVIEIRPSGDGTFQKWAAVVVSSGEEHRYTCHVNHEGLSEPVTLRWDPPEPTIPFLPMIIALVLGALLMGSVMTFLIWKRRTRGKKGSWS; translated from the exons ATGAAGAACTTTGAATCCCAGCCTCTCCTCCTGCTGTTCATGGTCACCTTGGTCATCGCAAAGCATCCAAATG GTTCACACACTCTGAGATTTGTGTCCACCTTCTTATCATGGCCTCGACATCTGGAGCTGCAGTTTATCTTTCTCATCTATGTGGATGAAACACAGATCATGGGATTCAACAGTATATCAGAGAGTCAGAGGATGGAGAGTCGGGTACCATGGTTGAATGAGCTAAATGCAGAGTTTTGGGAGTTGGCAACACAGGATGTCCTGAAAGAAAAAAGCTTCGTGACAGGAATTATGAACAAATTGCTCCACATCTATAATGATAGCATGACTG GATATCACATAATCCAGGAAACATATGGCTGCCAAGTCAAGCAGAGAACGTACTTCAGTCACGCCTTCATGGAATTATTATTCGATACACATGATTACATCACACTGAATGAGGATCTGCAAACATGGAGAGCGGTTGGCAAGGCAGCTGAGATAGTTAAGGAAGAGTGGGAGAAAATAAATCTTGTAAAGTCGTCAAAGTCTTTCCTGctgggtgcatgtgtggagggGCTCCTTCAATACCTGAACTTTGGGAAGAAGTATTTGCTGAGAACAG ACACCCCTAAAATACACATGACCTATAAGATCAGACCAGATAGGAAAATCACCCTGAGGTGCTGGGCCTTCAACTTCTACCCACCTGAAATCACCCTAACCTGGCAGAGGGATGGAAGCAACCAGACCCAGGACATGGAGGTGATAGAGATCAGGCCTTCTGGTGATGGAACTTTTCAGAAATGGGCAGCTGTGGTGGTCTCTTCTGGAGAAGAGCATAGATACACATGCCATGTAAATCATGAGGGGCTATCTGAGCCTGTCACCCTGAGATGGG ATCCTCCTGAACCCACCATCCCCTTCCTGCCTATGATTATTGCTCTGGTTCTTGGGGCTCTGCTTATGGGATCAGTGATGACTTTTCTTATATGGAAGAGAAGGACTAGAGGTAAGAAAGGGTCATGGTCTTAA